A genomic stretch from Hemibagrus wyckioides isolate EC202008001 linkage group LG20, SWU_Hwy_1.0, whole genome shotgun sequence includes:
- the tmem275a gene encoding transmembrane protein 275 produces the protein MVCTERNSGTSVPKKEPQVRPKRKSRPQGLPSPALCCACGLCIMLAGINITLVGAFAFTTLMPSGNPPIIIGPVLLLVAFTFFAACCVCSRMPPPHSSRRTKSGTAGFLRHHGAAFEIETSEHTIQDTTAVQLSPTNSPSLSRSSESDRDANVNASANINANANANPPAPDYSLFTMDANGPDSVSAAFSTVTGSGEEVRLTLPSNAT, from the coding sequence ATGGTGTGTACTGAGCGAAACTCCGGCACCTCCGTGCCCAAAAAGGAGCCTCAGGTCCGTCCTAAACGCAAATCCCGCCCTCAGGGCCTCCCGTCCCCGGCGCTGTGCTGCGCGTGTGGCCTGTGCATCATGCTAGCAGGTATCAACATCACCCTAGTGGGAGCCTTCGCCTTCACGACGCTTATGCCCTCCGGTAATCCGCCCATCATCATTGGACCCGTCCTTCTGCTCGTTGCCTTCACGTTCTTTGCTGCCTGCTGCGTGTGCAGCCGCATGCCTCCTCCGCACAGTTCACGACGAACCAAATCAGGCACCGCGGGTTTCTTGAGGCATCACGGGGCGGCGTTCGAGATCGAAACCAGTGAGCACACCATTCAGGACACGACAGCCGTCCAGCTCAGTCCCACCAACTCGCCCAGCCTGTCGCGCAGCTCAGAATCCGATCGAGATGCTAACGTAAATGCAAGTGCCAACATTAACGCTAATGCCAATGCTAATCCACCCGCTCCGGACTATTCGCTCTTCACCATGGATGCTAACGGGCCAGACTCGGTGTCGGCAGCTTTTTCCACCGTAACAGGAAGTGGGGAAGAGGTTAGGCTCACGCTGCCCTCGAACGCCACCTAG